The genomic DNA AGATCTTGTCATCGGTCGTGACCGTATCAACGGGTTGAGGAGCTTCGATTGCAGATTCTTTTGCTTCGATGGCCGTGGGAGTTCCCTGTTGGGGTGGTGAAGGTTTAAAGAGAAGGAAGAGGAACAGGGCCGCAGCGCCTGCCAGGATGAAAAGGAGAGTCCGGTATTTCTCAAATAAGTGTACCAAGAGATCACCTCTTATGGGGAATATTGATCGTGGCCTTACTAGAGGAGGAGGAAGAATTGCCGTGGTACATGTTCCATTCGACACCATGTGAGAAAATCCTGCTTTTTCCCTGAAAAATAAAAAAACCCGATGATGCGATGATCATCAGGCTTCCGTATTCTTCACGCATGTAAAGAAAATGCGTTCACTGTCTTCTGTTGGAGACTCATCACGGTAATCTGCCGTGATTTCCTTCACGATGAATCCTGCTTCCTCGAGCCAGGCTTGATAGCGCTCGACCGGATACGTCCTTTGTTTGTGAAGCTCTTCCACCCTCTCATAGAGACCGGTCGCTTCCTGACGCACAAAGAAGGTCAGTTCGTGCTCGACGCTATGGGGATATTCACCTTTGAAGCTTTCCCAGATATACGAAACCTCTTCGTCGGTCAAGGTGAAGCTTGATTCCATGAAGATCTCATCCATCTTGAAGAGGGAGTGGACATCAAACAAGAAGACACCATCCTGCTCTAGATGAGCATGGACGCTCTTGAACGTATCCTTCACACTTTCCTCGGTCTCCAGGTAGTTCAAGGAGTCACAAAAGATGGTCACGACATCATAGGAACCGAGCCCATCAAGGGCGGACATATCCTGATTGAAGAGCGGAAGGGCGACGCCCCTGCGTTCCGCCTTCTCCCTGGCGACCATGAGCATGTCTGAGGATAAATCCACACCGGTGACGTCATAACCGGATTCTATGAGTTTCAGTGAAATCTCGCCCGTCCCACAGGCGATGTCAAGGACCCTGTTGCCGCCATTACTATACCGTTCACCATGTGTCCGGAGGAAATCAACCCATCCATCATACGGAACATCTTCCATGAGGTGATCATATATGTAGGCAAATCCTTCATAGCTCATGGGTCAGCTTTGTTCTACTTCTACCAATGAAGCATCTCCCCACAGGCGCTCAAGGTTGTAGTAGCCCCTCTCATCTTTGTGGAACACGTGGGCAACGACATCCCCAAGGTCGACAAGGATCCAGCGGGCCTGGTCGAACCCTTCCAAACGGCGTACTGTGTGGCCGTTTTCTTCAGCTGTATCCTTCAGTTCCCGGGCAATGGCCTGTACCTGTTTATCAGAGTTCCCGTGGCAGATAAGGAAATAATCCGCAATGAGGGAAACACCCTTCATATCAAGGACCACGATATCTTCTGCTCGTTTATCATCTGCGGCTTTGTAAGCCAATTCTACTAATGTCTGTTCCATACTAACTCCTCCTATCGAAGATCAATCCGTTATAAAATCTGAATGTGTCCGGATGAATCGCCTGGTTCTTTTTCATTAAGAATGTCATGGTATTGCGCAGTGAAGCGATCAGCGCTTCGTCAAGGGATGTTTCTGCCATCGCCCTGACCTCCTCTACACCTGGAAACTGACGGTTCGGTTCAATGTAATCAGCAAGATAAACGACCTTATCAAGGACGGTCATCTTCCTCTTACCGGATGTATGATTCCGTATTGCCTCCAACACTTCGTCATCATCGATGCCTACTTCTTTTTCAACAAGATAAGCGCCGACGGGTGCATGCCATAGCTCCGCATTATAGTCCAGAAGATCGTCACCCAGGTGATGAGAAAGGATGATTTCTTTCATCTCATCTTTGTCCCTGAACTTGGCATAGTCGTGAAAGATGGCCGCAACCTCTGCCTTTTTCACATCGGCGTCGTATTTTGCAGCAAGGTGAATGGCGGTTTCCATCACACCGCATGTGTGAATGTACCGATGTTCCGTTAAATGTTCTTTCACGATCGAAAGGGCTTCTTCCCTATTCATACAGTTTCTCCCCCTTTATCAATCGATAGACGTCATCTGGAACAAGATAGCGGAATGACCGCTTGTCTTTCGCAAGGTTTCTGATCGTGGATGAAGAAATGTCGATGGCGGGAATATCCAATGACGTTATCTCATATGGACTGTCAGTAGAATATTGTGGACGGTTTACACCAATGAACGTGATGGTTGAGAGCAATTCATCGATTTCCTTCCAGTTGGGAAGGTATTCGACCATGTCCCCACCGATGATGAAGGAGAATTCATGGTGAGGATACTTTTCCCTCAGAAGCCTCATCGTTTCATACGTGTAGGAAGGGCCTTCCCTCTCCAGCTCGATCGACTCGACCCTGAAGTGGGGATGCCCCTTGATTGCTTCCTTGATCATGGTCACGCGCTGAATAGCCGTCACATTGCTCTCCATCACTTTATGGGGAGGGACCGCGTTCGGCATGAACCAGACTTCGTCCAACCCGGCTTGATCCCTTACCTGTTCGGCCACGATAAGATGACCCATATGGGGCGGATTGAATGTACCGCCCAAAATCCCGATCTTCATGTTCATCACGACCTTATCTTGGAAGGATTATCGCCTTGTTTTCTTTAGATTCCTTATAAAGGACGACCGTATGGCCGATGAGCTGTACAAGCTCTGCCCTCGCTCCTTTTGAAAGGGCCTTCGCAACGTCATGCTTGTCCATTTCACAGTTCTGCAGGATGCTTACTTTCAGCAGTTCCCTCGCTTCAAGAGCTTCTCCGATTTGGTTGATCATATTCTCATTCACTCCGCCCTTGCCGACCTGGAAGATCGGGTTCAAATGATGGGCTTGTGACCGTAGATATCTTTTCTGTTTACCTGTTAACATGTTGACCTCCTAGTTGCTTTAGAACAATTTTTTTCATAGTTTCTGTATCAGGGGTGACCCCCGTCCACTTCTCAAACGCCAGTGCCCCCTGGTGAACAAACATTTCGAGACCATTCTGCGTTTGAGCCCCAAGCTCCCGTGCCCGTTTCATGATGGCCGTTTCAAGGGGGTTATAGATGATGTCACTGAACAGGGATCCCTCCTTCACCGAATCGAAGGTGAGCGGGGAGTGATCGACATCGGGACTCATCCCGATTGAAGTCGTCTGGATGACGATGTCATACCTGTTGACCACATCCCCCGCGTCATCCATGGGGATGTAAGAAGACGAGATGGCAAACGGACAGGCTTCCATCATATCGGCTGCCCTTGCTTCGGTGCGATTGGCGATATCAATATGCTTGACGCCAATGGAGGCAAGGCTGTAGAAGATGGCCTTGGCGGCCCCCCCTGCCCCGAGCATCAAGACGGACTTGTCTGTCAAATTGCCCCTCAGTGCCTGCTGCAACCCCTGTACATATCCCGGTCCATCAGTATTGTACCCTGTCAGCACCCCATCATCGTTCACGATTGTGTTGACCGCACCGATGGCTTTCGCGAGGGGATCGATGCGATCAAGGAGCTCCATCACGGCGACTTTGTGGGGCACCGTGATGTTCATTCCGCGGATCCCAAGTGCTCTTATGCCTCCGATGGCCTGCGGAAGGGCATCAGGGGTGACGTGGAATTTCATATACGTGCCTTCGAGCCCGGAATCCTCCAGTGCTGCTTGATGCATGACCGGGGACATGGAATGGGCGATGGGGTCACCGATGACCCCGTATAAGTGATTCATGTTAATCCCCCTAGATCAATGATTTTCTCAGGAAGACGCTGACCCCTTTCGGTACATGGGCAGCGATGTAAGCTCCCGGTTCGTTCACCGTGATCCAACCAAGTCCGGAAAACACGATATCGGTCTTCCCTTCCTTGATCTTGAATTCATGCTTCACAAGCTCAGGGAACGTATCCATATCCTCGATGCGGGGTGGCTGAAGCAGCTCACCGGCATGATTCTTATAGAGCTCGTCTGCTTTTTCCACCTTCGTCCGGTGGATATTCAGCTCATTGGAGAAATAGCAGGTGAATGCCTGACGGTCTCCCTTCAGGAAATCGAAACGGGAAAGCCCGCCAAAGAATAGAGTTTGCTCCGGATTCAACTGGAACGTCCTCGGCTTGATTTCCTTCTTCGGTGTGATGATCTTCAAATCACCCTTGTTCACATAGTGGGCCATCTGGTGATGATTGATGATTCCCGGTGTATCAATCAGGTATTCGTCTTCCCCAAGTGGAATTTGGATCATATCCAGGGTTGTTCCCGGGAAATGCGATGTAGTGATGACGTCCTGTTCCCCTGAAACCTGCTTGATGATGCGGTTGATGAACGTGGACTTCCCTACGTTGGTACATCCGACCACATACACATCACGGCCTTCACGGTACTCTTCGATGGCCTGGATCGTTTCTTCGATTCCCTGGCCGCGCGAAGCACTCACCAATTTAACATCGACGGGCTTCAGTCCGAGCTGTTTCGCTTCATGCTTCATCCACTGGGTAAGCTTTGAATGCTTGACCGATTTAGGAAGAAGATCGGCTTTATTTCCCACAAGGAGAATCGGATTCGAACCGACAAAGCGGTGAAGCCCGGGAAGCCAGCTGCCGTTGAAATCAAAGATATCAACGACTTTGACGATCAACCCTTCTGAATCGCCTATTTCATTGAGGATTTTCAGGAAGTCGTCATCCGTAAGGGGAACGTCCTGCACCTCATTATAATGCTTCAGCTTGAAACAGCGCTGACAGATGACTTCATCCTTCTTCAAGGAAGATGGGGGTGCATACCCCAATCCTTCCTTGTCTTCCGTCTGAATCTCGACTCCGCAGCCTATACATACAACTTGACTCACTTTTTATCCTCCCAACCGATCATGCCTTTTCGTTTGAAGAAGTTCATGATCCTTCTCTCGACTTTGCGATTAAATTTCGTCATAAATCCGTCCGACTGTGCCACAGGAACGACCAGAATGGTATGAAAGCCGCTCCGGTTCCCCCCAAGCACGTCAGTGAGCAGCTGATCGCCGATCACGACCGTCTCCTCTTTCCTGACATCCATCTGCCTGATCGCCCGTTTGAATGCCCGTCCCATCGGCTTGCGCGCCTGGAAAATGAACGGGACACCGAGGGGATCGGCAAAAGACCCCACGCGCATCCTATTATTATTGGAAACGATCGTCACAAGGATCCCATGTTCCTGCATCTCCTTGAACCATTGGATCAGCTTCGGGGTGGCATTCGGGCGGTCCCACTCGACCAAAGTATTGTCAAGGTCCGTGATGATTGCCTTGATTCCTTTTTCTTTCAGATCCTCCGGCCGGATCGCAAATATATCCTGTACCTGTTCATCAGGCAAAAATTGTTTTAACAAAGCAAACACCTCATATTTATAGTCATTTGACATCTGGGTCTTCCGCACGCTTACTGTATAACAGATTAATGATAACCAATTTCCCCATGACTTTCAAAGTAAACCCGCATGTATTCATTGGAAAGGGAAAATATGTGAGGAAAATCAAATATTTTTCGACAAAATTCAACTTTGCTCTCGACTGTGGATAACGTTATACACATTATTCACTTACGAATCACCCAATATTTTACCAGTTGTATACAGGTTAACCACAAGATATCCACGGAGACATGTGGATAAAGGAACAGTTGTTCTGTCAATTTAAATTTGGTAAAGTTTAGTTACAGCAAGAGCACGGTAGTAAAAGTATGGGAGGTGGAATCATGAGGAAATTATCCGATGAATTGTTGATCGATTCCTATTACAAGGCAAGAGAATTAAATCTTAGCAAAGAATTCATTCGCCTCATCGAAATGGAAATTCACCGACGTTCCCTTACGAATAAAATCAAGGCTTCATCTTAATACGGATAAACGGGACGGATGCTCATCCGTCCCGTTTATTTTGACATGAAGCTCCCCAAATGTTCCCCTACCCTTACTTCCCGCGGGGTATTGTCTTCGTCGAAGGAGAAGCGCCCTTTTTCAAACAATAGGATCACCGTGGACCCAAAGCTGAAGTAAGCGACTTCCTCGCCCTGAATCCACTCGTTCCGATCCACGACGTAATCAACACTGTTAACGAACATGGCCCCAACTTTGACGACTGCCATCCTTCCTCCTGGATGACGCAGTTCCGTAATGGATCGATAATTCTTTGATAAGGTTTCCTTTCCGTACCGGAGACCGAGTTCGTTGACGGGATAAGAATGGTTCCCGAGCTCCCACCTGCCGATGACCTCTCCACTTGCCGGGCAGTGGATGCGATGGTAATTCGCAGGGCTCAGGTAAAATACGGCGAAGGATCCCCCCATGAACGGTGCTGCTTTCTCATCAGAACCCAACATATCCAGGATGGAGTACAGCTTGCCTTTCACCGTTACTTCCAGCTGATTCGAGATTACACCGGTTTCTGCCATGACACCGTCCACGGGACTGACCACAGAGGCCTCCCCTGCCTGGATCGTCCGTGCGCCCGGTTTCAGTCTGCGGATGAAGAATTCATGAAGACTCGGATAGAGTTCGATGGACTTCTCCATTTCTTCCGTATTGATCCCGTAGGTTTTGGCAAACGAAGGAATCAGCTTCCTGCTTACTTTTGATCGGACAAACCGACGGAGCAAAAAGGAGGACCACTTTTTGTTTGTCAGTTCGATGCACAACCGGTAAAGAGATTGCTTCAACAACTTCCAACTCCTTTATCATCAAAGGGATGGGCACAGCCCAAAAGTCCCAGACATTTGAAAAAAAGTACGATTTTTGAAAATCCCCTAACGTTCACAGTTTAATAAGTATATAATAAAACAATGTCATATACTATATCTTATATTATCTTTTTCTTTGAATAAGGAGTGAGGTTCATTGTTTCTCTCCGAAGCACTTGATCAAACCGTAAAAAAACTGAAAGCCCATGCAGCCAATTTCGTGACATTGCTCAACCTGTCCCTTGGTGGATTCGCCATCGTCTCTGTCCTGCATAATCAGCCTCATCAGGCCTTATTATTCATCTTCATCGCTGCTCTCACCGACCGTTTCGACGGGATGGTGGCCAGGAAGCTGAACGTAGAGTCAGATCTTGGTAAGCAGCTCGACTCCATGAGCGACATCGTTTCATTCGGGGTTGCACCAGCTGTACTCATGTACTACGCCGCGCTCCAGTCATTGGGCGTGGTCGGGGCATTCTTCATGATTTTCTATATCGGCTGCGGCGCCTACCGACTTGCCCGCTTCAATATCACCGATAATGCCGGTTACTTTACAGGGCTTCCCATCACGGCTGCAGGCTGCCTTGTGACCCTATCATATCTAGCCATTCCCCATGTACCGGTTGGGATCATCCTGACGACCATGATCCTAATGTCCCTTTTGATGGTCAGCCCGTTCACCATCAAAAAAGTATGATAACCATTATATGAACAAAAAAAGAATCCCCGGTTCATACGTGAACCGGGGATCCTTTTTTATACGTATCATACCATGGTACATCCCCGCCGAAGGAGCACCGCGGTAGCACCTATTGATCAGCAACAGCAGCTGGTATAGTACCACCAGCCTCCGAAAAGGAAAAGCAAGATCAACAGGATGACACCGAGGGCGAACAGATAGCCGCCTCCACCGTAGTAACCTGGATAGCCCGGTCCATAGCATGGATATCCGTACATGGGTTTCCCCCCTCCCGTTCTTCCTGTAGGTAGTATATGTAGGTTTGGGACCTACGGATATAGGCGTTTCACCAATTCCCCTGTCGTTTTCCTTTTCCTTAACCTTCTCAAAGAATTGCTTTTCACAAATCACATTGGGAAGCTTACATTCGTGGATGGTTATAAATAATTCCCATTGAAGACCATGCTTCTTTGTATAAGATGAACCTTTCACAATACTGATTTCCTTTTTTATCCTTACAGCGTATACTCTTGGTAAACTTGATTCCGGTATAAGGAGTGGAGATTGATAAGAAACCTATTTTTTTCTGCTTTAGGGTCTATGATTATTGCAGGGATCCTGCTCATTTTTCAACATGCTGACCATTACGTTTTGTACACTGTATCAACAGCCATCTGCGTGTCCATTGCAGTGAATGGCCTGGTGATCTGTTACCTTTCCCGTTCCTCCTTTAACAGATCCTCTATGTATTCAACCGTCGTCTTTAACGGGCTTTTCACCGGAATGATCGGATTAATCATCCTTCACTTTTACGATGCCCCATTTGTGCAGGATGCGGTGGACCTACTGACTCCTTATATCACGTTGTTCTTCCTTTCTTGCTTGCATGTCATCATCATGCTGGTCATGATCAAATTGAATCCAAAACTTGTGTAAAAACTCTTTCCACAGCTATTCATTAAATCCCTTTCCCCTTACTTCCAAAGGACATGCAAGAGACCCCGATCGCTAACATAGGTATGGGTTATAGGCAAAAGTCCTTTTGGAGGTGGAACCATGTCTGGAGTTCTGACAGCGCTCGGCTATTTCGTGAAAGAATTGTTCTTCCTTGTTTCCTACGTAAAGAATAACGCCTTTCCACAACCGCTATCGGCAGCAGAGGAACGGAAATACTTACGGCTCATGGCTGAAGGTGATGAGCACGCGAGAAATATGCTGATCGAGCATAATTTAAGGCTCGTGGCACATATCGTGAAGAAATTCGAAAACACCGGAGAAGACCCTGAAGACCTCATCTCCATCGGCACGATCGGGCTGATCAAGGCGATCGAGAGCTATTCCGAGGGTAAGGGAACGAAGCTTGCCACCTATGCTGCCCGTTGTATCGAGAATGAGATTCTTATGCATCTCAGGGCACTCAAGAAAACGAAAAAGGATATCTCCCTTCACGATCCGATTGGTCAGGATAAAGAAGGGAATGAGATCAGCCTCATCGATATCCTTAAATCGGAAGCCGATGATGTGATCGATACGATCCAGCTCAGCATGGAACTGGAGAAGGTCCGGAAATACATCTGCGTCCTGGATGACCGGGAAAAAGAGGTCATCGTCGGCCGTTTCGGCCTTGATTTAAAAGAGGAGAAAACCCAGCGGGAGATCGCCAAGGAATTGAACATCTCGAGGAGCTATGTGTCCCGGATCGAAAAACGGGCCTTGATGAAGATGTTCCATGAGTTTTACCGAGAGGAAAAAGAGAAACGGGGAAAATGATCATTCTATAAGAAAAAGCCCGCCGGGATCGTCTAAATGACGGTCTTGGCGGGCTTTTCACTGTCGTTGATTCAGAACTGGATTTTCGAACCCTTCTCCAGGCGCTGGATCTGCTCTTCCCCTGTTGCGGCGAGCTCCTTGAACTGGTTGATTGTTTCCCGCATCTGCGGAAGGGCCTCTCGCTTGTAGGTGGAGATCGAATCCATGGCTTCGATGACATCGCTGAAGGCGGTCTTGAGGGTGTCGACGGAGATATTTGCTTCCATCGCCTGCTTCTGGATGGCGGTCCCTTGGTCTTTCAGCATTTTCGAAGTCCCGGCTATGATCGTATTCGTCGTCGCGTTCAGTGCCTCGATCTTCTTGAGGACAATTTTTTGATTGTACAGGGCACTTGCGACGGTCACGCCGATCCTGAGGGCGGAGATGGTGACTGTTTTCGCCCGGTCGACGCCGCGGATGAGCTCCCGGTTGTTCCTCACAACCATTTCATAGGCGATGATTCCCTGCTGATTGACGACGAGCATCGTGTTCAGGTCCATGACCCGCTGTCGGAGGGGGAATAGGATCTCCTCTTCAATGAACCGTACCCGATCGGGATCTTCCCCCTTCTCACGTGCCACTTCCACCTGTGCGGCGATGGAGGCATCCATGAGGGAACCGAGTTCGATTTCCTTCTGAAGCACCTTGGTCAGATCCCTGAGGGCGTGTTGTTCAATTTCAAGGGTCGTATTATCATTTTTCAGGACGTTCCTGCCCTTTTCCAGTGATTCGACGATATCGGATATGACGGTGTCGGCTTTCTGATACTTGGCGAAGTAGGCCCGCATGGGATTGAACAGCTTCCCGAGGAGTCCCGTCTTGGCAAAATCGATCATGCTCGGGTCGAGGTCCTTGATTTCGATTTGAAGGTCGCTCAGCCCTTTGGCCACCTGTCCGCCTTCATCACCCGTCTTCGATAGATTTCCCACTGATACCTGCAGGAGGGCATTTTTGCTCGAAGACGATCGCAGGGTGTTCATCCCGAAAGAATCGATGGAAGCAAGGATTTCCTTTTTCTTCTCAAGGGAATTGAGATCGAGGTTCAGGACCGCCTGGACGTTCGCTTCCGCCGCTTCTTGAAGCTTCCTTACCTCCTCAGGCACGGGTTTGACCTCTTGTTCGATTACCTTTTTCACTTCTTCTTGTGTGGTCACACTCATGGAAAAGCTCATACAATCCCCTCCTATAATTGGACGTTGAACAGATTTCGGATCTTGTAGACGACGTCGTCGGTATCGGCATTGATGCTGGCGGCCTCATTGATGGATGAAATGGTTTCGAGCGCCTTGAGGTCCGCGTTATACCCGATTGTATACACCGGGATTTTGTATGCTTCGATCAGGGGGCGGACGGCTTTCAATGAATTCCCCTGATTCGTATCCCCGTCGCTCAACACGAAGATGAGGGGGCGTGTATCCGGATTCTTCCCGAGCTCATCCTGGAGCATCTTCATGGCCACCACGATTCCGTCATAGGTGGCCGTACCGCCATTGGCCTGCAGGCTTTCCACAGCCCCGACGAATTCGGATTGCTGATTCACATCGAATTTTTTGATCGGCATATTGATGGCCACATCATCCGAATAACTGACCAGACCGATTGAATTGTCTTTCCCAAGATACTTTTGTCCTTTGAGGAGAGACTCTTTCAGCTTATTAAGCGATTCCCCGTCCATGCTTCCCGATACGTCCGCTACGAAAACGGCGGCAATCGACTGGGTGCCATTCTTTTTTTCCTTCCAAATCTTCTGGGCGGAGGTTATGGTGCTTCCGTCTAGAGGCTTCATTTCGGACTGATACTCTTCCAAACCGTTGAAGCCATCCTTTTTGGCAAGCTCCTTGTAACGGTCCTGCTTGGCGAATTGAGCGAACTCTTCAAGCACTTTGACCTTTTCTGCAGAGAGCTCCCCAAGGGCATATAACGGGTTATCGTGTCTGACACCGAACGGCACGAATTCATAGGAATCTTTGAGATCGGAAGCGTTCGTATAAGTCTGATATTCAAGTACGAATCCATCCAGCATCCCTGACTTGGCTGCTTCCCTCATTTGCAGGGTCGTAGAGGCTGTGAAAGGGACATTGGCCTGGAATGATTCAAATCCCTTCACGGCATCGTCACTCAGGACGTTTTTGTTGTCGAAAGTATTGAGGCCGGTGATAAGGAAGTTCAATCCCGTGGAGCTTGCGAACGGATCGGTATACCCCATGGCGAATTCATCCTCGGTCATGGCTTCCAATATGGTCTTCGCATTCACGGACCCGTACTTCTCGATGAGCTGATCATGTTTTTTCTTTGAGATCACGATGCCTGGCACATTCCCGACAAGGCGCTTTTCGATCAGGTGGGACTCCACTCCGGAGGCTTTGACCATTTCCCCCCACAGTTCATTGGAAGGAGCGAAGGCGTCAGGAACGCTTTTCCCTGATGTGATGTACTCTGTCGCCGTCCCGGATGCGATACTGCGGATGGTGACCTGACCCGATGCGCCCGAGGCATTGAAGTCTTCCGCTACTTTATTCAGCCATCCTTCCTTCCCCTTCCCGGATTTTTCTGTAGAGGAAAAGATTTCGACCGTTGTATTCCCCGTTCCCTCTACGGTAAGAGGGAATTTCGAGATATCCGGAAGCTCGGAAGCTGCATCCGCCGGGTCGAGATCGATTTGACCTTTGATCGGCTTTTCTTTCGTCACGTCAATCTTACCGTATAGTTCATCCAGCTGTTTATCTGCACTTTCTGCCGTGATCTGCTTATCGGTTTTCCCGAGGTTGGAGGTGAGTTTGATCCCGAAGAAGACACCACCGAAGACCAACAGGACGATTAGACCGGAAACGAGCAGGAATTTTCCTTTTTTCATCATGCGTTTCCCCTTTTCTTTATGTTTTATAGAGCTTTGTCTGATTGATGAGGGAATGGATTTCCTTCAT from Rossellomorea marisflavi includes the following:
- a CDS encoding vWA domain-containing protein encodes the protein MMKKGKFLLVSGLIVLLVFGGVFFGIKLTSNLGKTDKQITAESADKQLDELYGKIDVTKEKPIKGQIDLDPADAASELPDISKFPLTVEGTGNTTVEIFSSTEKSGKGKEGWLNKVAEDFNASGASGQVTIRSIASGTATEYITSGKSVPDAFAPSNELWGEMVKASGVESHLIEKRLVGNVPGIVISKKKHDQLIEKYGSVNAKTILEAMTEDEFAMGYTDPFASSTGLNFLITGLNTFDNKNVLSDDAVKGFESFQANVPFTASTTLQMREAAKSGMLDGFVLEYQTYTNASDLKDSYEFVPFGVRHDNPLYALGELSAEKVKVLEEFAQFAKQDRYKELAKKDGFNGLEEYQSEMKPLDGSTITSAQKIWKEKKNGTQSIAAVFVADVSGSMDGESLNKLKESLLKGQKYLGKDNSIGLVSYSDDVAINMPIKKFDVNQQSEFVGAVESLQANGGTATYDGIVVAMKMLQDELGKNPDTRPLIFVLSDGDTNQGNSLKAVRPLIEAYKIPVYTIGYNADLKALETISSINEAASINADTDDVVYKIRNLFNVQL